The genomic segment GCTATGTTGAGAAAGGAAAGCAGGGGCTTGCATTATACAACAGATTATCCGAAGCATGCGGAAGTGCTGCAGGATACGATATTCTAATCTTATGGCACTTATTTTATCTGTTCTGGACAAGACTCCACTGATTGCTGAAGAATGCTTCCTGGCGCCGAACGCGACGATTGTCGGCGATGTGGCGCTTGGACATCATTGTTCCGTCTGGTTTAACGCTGTAATACGTGGAGATGTAAACTATATTCGCATTGGTAATTATACGAATATTCAAGATGCTGCAGTCATACACTGTACCTATAAAAAATGCGGTACCACTATAGGAAATTATGTTAATATTGGCCACCAGGCGATGATACATGGTTGTATTATTAACGACCATGTTCTGATCGGCATGGGGGCTATAGTAATGGATAATGCAATAGTTGAGTCCAATGTGATCGTGGCGGCCGGAGCTGTGGTTTTGGAAAACACCCGTTGTGAATCCGGCTTCCTTTACGCTGGTGTACCAGCTAAAAAAATAAAACCGTTAACGGAAGACCAGAGAGCATTGCTTCAGCAATTACCGAATAATTACGTTTTATATAGTTCTTGGTTTTAGCTTAAACGAATTAGCATAGATTAATTGTAAATGGCCTCAATTACTCTTTTTTGAGGCCATTTAGTGAAAAGCTATCTTTTTGCTCCCAGTTTGCGCGTATGGTAAATACTTTGTTTAGGTAGACCACAGGCTCTGGGAAGGTGCGTTGTTCAACGTCTCCTGTGTCCCAAATGCCATTGTTGTTATCATCTCGAATGACCCGAATCGTGTATTTACCACCCGGATACTGTTTATACAATACCTTCGGAGTATCGGCATCGATTCTATCTACACGGTATACCCTGTCTTTCTTTTCGTTGATTAGTTCAACCAAGTAAGTGGTATTGCTGTCCAGATCTGTAAAATCAAAGGTAAGATCGCCGTAGTTTTCACTGTCATCGTAGACTAATTCAATTTTCTTATCTTTATTTGTCTCTCCAAAGTATCCGTTAATTGCACCTTCGGTAAACTCAATCTGGTACTTTTTTTCTTTCCGCCAATTATAACGAATATGGTATATATTGCTGTTTGCACTATCCACTGCTAGCTGGTAGTTTGTACGTAAAAGAGAGTCTTCCTTAAATTTTACCTTCGTTTTATCGATGCTTTTTATAGGCGTAATTGCTGATACCTGTAAGTGTGTTATTCGGTCTACTTTGCCATTATTTGGGGAAAAGATAGGTTCAATTGTTTGATCTATTTTTACATTTCCTTTGCGCACCAGTATGGTATCCAGGGGAGCATCGTTTTCACTGAGAATAAGCTTTAGCGAGTCTATTTTCAAATTGGGAAGAAAGATACTGGCAGAGTCTGAGGTTTTTGAGAATCGGACAATTTTATCTTTGTTGTTGACTTCATCGTTGAGAATTTCCAGTTTTGGTTGGTCAACCCTTCTGTTGAATACCAGCAAAACACTACCATTTTTTTCAAATTTCTTCTCTTGGGTTCTGAATTTTTTTGGAATTCCCTTGAATATTTCAAGATTTATATTGCTTAAATCGCGATCGAGCACGATAGAGTCCTTTAAAAAGCCGATTTCCTCATCGGCAGCATTATATATACGGTCGTTATTTTTTTCCTGTAGCGCATATATCCTGTATGTTCCCTCGCGTAGATTGTTGAGTTTATAATTGCCTGCTGTGTCAGTCGTGGTGAAGATGTTGGCTTTCTTTTTTCCAAAGATTGAATCCTGGCTTGTTGGGATGAGAAGTACTTTTACCTCCTTGACAACTTCCTTTGTGGTGGCGCTTTTCACATTGCCCGATATGCTTAGCGAATCGATTTTATCTCCTGTAGCGAACACATAGGCATAGTTTACCAATGCATTCCCCGCGTTATAGTCGACGAGACCTTTTCCAAAGTATATACTGTAAGTTGTATTCTTCTCAAGGGAATCAGGTAAAGTAATTTCCAGATTCTTTTTTCTGACCTTGAACTGAGGAGCGCTTTCCATCTCTGGGGTGACGCTGAATTCTTTCTGCTGATTGGCAAGTTTGATATATTCATCGAACGTTATGATAATTTTTTTTGCGTGGAAGTTCTTCGAAAAGTTCGTAGGATTTTCCTGGAGAATTTTGGGCGGAATGGAATCCTTGGGGCCTCCTGTAGGCTGTTGTATGCTGGCACACTGTATGGATAGGCCAATTAGCATTAGAAACAGGCTTAAAATAAGCATTCTTGCTTTTAAGCTGCTTTTAAGCCTTTCTGAGCTACTTTTATTATTTTTTGAATAAGTTGTCATGAAAAATAAAATATCGTCTTAAATAGCTTATTTTAAGCTTGTATGTTTATTATTTTAAGTTGTTGATTTTCAGTATATTAACTCATGTGTACCATTAGTACGCTAATGTCCGATGGTGAGACCCCCGATATTCTTGAGGCTTGGCCTAGTGTTCGGGGTTTAACTTTTGCCAATTTCTGTCTTGCTTCTATTGAAAGAGAAGTTAGCTGCGTATAATCAAAATTCGGATTTATCTCCCTATCCTCCATTTTTTTCATTCGATTGACAATTTCAACTTCTTTCTCAAAGTAGCTTTCATATTTCAGATTGATCTCCGCTTGCTCTA from the Sphingobacterium thalpophilum genome contains:
- a CDS encoding Ig-like domain-containing protein, with product MLIGLSIQCASIQQPTGGPKDSIPPKILQENPTNFSKNFHAKKIIITFDEYIKLANQQKEFSVTPEMESAPQFKVRKKNLEITLPDSLEKNTTYSIYFGKGLVDYNAGNALVNYAYVFATGDKIDSLSISGNVKSATTKEVVKEVKVLLIPTSQDSIFGKKKANIFTTTDTAGNYKLNNLREGTYRIYALQEKNNDRIYNAADEEIGFLKDSIVLDRDLSNINLEIFKGIPKKFRTQEKKFEKNGSVLLVFNRRVDQPKLEILNDEVNNKDKIVRFSKTSDSASIFLPNLKIDSLKLILSENDAPLDTILVRKGNVKIDQTIEPIFSPNNGKVDRITHLQVSAITPIKSIDKTKVKFKEDSLLRTNYQLAVDSANSNIYHIRYNWRKEKKYQIEFTEGAINGYFGETNKDKKIELVYDDSENYGDLTFDFTDLDSNTTYLVELINEKKDRVYRVDRIDADTPKVLYKQYPGGKYTIRVIRDDNNNGIWDTGDVEQRTFPEPVVYLNKVFTIRANWEQKDSFSLNGLKKE
- a CDS encoding gamma carbonic anhydrase family protein, whose protein sequence is MALILSVLDKTPLIAEECFLAPNATIVGDVALGHHCSVWFNAVIRGDVNYIRIGNYTNIQDAAVIHCTYKKCGTTIGNYVNIGHQAMIHGCIINDHVLIGMGAIVMDNAIVESNVIVAAGAVVLENTRCESGFLYAGVPAKKIKPLTEDQRALLQQLPNNYVLYSSWF